GTTCGGACAACATCAGGTTCTTCGCGGGCGCGAGCAGGAGCTTGGAAGGCAAGGCAGCATCAGAGTTCAACGGCCTCGGGACGGGCTTCGTCCGACGAGAACCGATTGGAGTTGTCGCCTGCATCACACCCTGGAATTATCCGTTGATGATGGCGGTCTGGAAGGTTGCACCGGCCATCGCTGTGGGGAACAGCGTAGTGGTCAAGCCGGCGAGCCTAACGCCCCTCACGACGTTGGCGCTCGCTCGGATAGCGGAGAAGGCAGGGGTCCCCAACGGAGTAGTCAACGTGGTCACAGGACCGGGGGGAACCATCGGAGAGTCCCTGATTGGCCACCCCGGCGTCGATGCAGTTGCCTTCACGGGGGACACCTCGACAGGAAGGCGGATAATGGAGCTGGCTTCGAAGTCGGTGAAGAAGGTCCAGCTCGAACTAGGAGGGAAGGCCCCCTTCATAGTATTCGAGGACGCCGACCTGGATGCGGCGTCGGAGGCGGCGGTGGTGGGCGGTTATGTGAACGGGGGACAGGACTGCACCGCAGCGACCCGGTTCTTCGTCCAGGGGAAAGTGTACAAGGACTTCTTGAGCGCGGTTACAAGGAAGGCCAAGCAGTTCAGGCTAGGCGACCCCCTCTCGTGGGACACAGACATGGGTCCCCTCGTCTCCCAGACCCAGATGGAAAAGGTGCAAGGCTACGTCGCTTCAGGCGTTGATCAGGGCGCGAAGCTCCTCACTGGTGGACACAGACCGACACTCCCCGACCCCTTCAGCAGGGGAAATTACTTCGAACCGACCGTTTTCGCCGACGCCAGCCAGGACATGAAGATTGCGACGGAGGAAATCTTCGGTCCTGTCCTGACGTGCATGCCCTTCGAGACGTGGGACGAGGCGGTTGAGAAGGCGAACGGAGTCAAATATGGCTTGGCATCCTCGGTGTGGACCAGAGACATCACCAGGGCGATGAAGACTGCTAATGCCCTTAGGTTCGGGGACGTCTGGATCAACGACCACCTTCCACTCCCTTCGGAGATGCCTCATGGGGGGTTCAAGCAGAGCGGGTTCGGCAAGGACCTCTCTACCTATTCGTTCGACGATTACACCGTCATCAAGTTCGTGTACGTAGACCTGACTGGCCAGGCCCGCAAGTCTTGGCACTACACGGTGTACGGCGACAAGAACTAGTCTCGGTGCGCCGCGCTAGGCCGACGGCTGTATGGTTGTAGAACCTCGCCTGGCGTAGAGCGATCCCGCTGCGACCAGGGCTGCGACCCCGATTAGCAGGGTCCCTCCGACATAGGTCCAGAATGAAAGGCCCGTGTTGCTTACGTCTATGAAGACCCAGGCGAGTCCCCCGGCGACGCTCAGAAGCAACCCGATGGGCATGGCGAAGCCTATGAGCCTCCTGCTCATGCCTCCCACCCCGTAGTGGTCCACCGTCAGGAGCACCATGGCTGCAGCTCCAAGGACAAAGAGACCGCTCAGGGACTGCACTTGGGCGTAGGCTCTGTCGTTCGCGAAGAGGCTATTTTGGAATAGGTCCTCGTGGAATTCCAGATAGAATCCGCTGATGATGTTGACGAGAACTGCTGCCACCCAGGTCGTGAGCAAAGTGGCACGGAGGCCGTCCCTCCAGAACGCCTTGACGCCGTCGATCTTCGCCAGTGCCATGGGGACCACGATGACCATGGCTCCGAGGCCCGTGATGCTCATGGCCGTGTCGTCCCCGGCCATCCCGTTGACTCCGCCGGGGCCACCCGCGAAGAGCGTTGGTGGCGCGTAGTTGGCGAAGGCGCTGGCGAGATAGACGACCGTCATCACAACGACACCCACGATGGAGATCCAGACGCCTGTCTTTGCTACCCCCTTCTTGATTCCAGTCAGCGTGTCCAGGATTCCGTACTGCTGGACGGCGATTGCGACCACCCCCGCCAGTATGGCAGTCGCCATTTCGTGCGAGTGCGGGGCCAGAGCCCCTGCCAGGAATCCACCCCCATCGAGCCCTAGATACGACAGGTACCCCGAGAGGAAGGAAGGCCCGAACATCGAAACCCAGAGGTAGAAGAATCCTATTATTCCCGCGAGGAACGCGGAGCCCACTGTCGATATGGCGAACCAGTAGGCAAGCCCTGCCCGCTTGTAGGCTCCAAGCTTGGCCCTCGTGAACGGGAACATGCGTCTCCAGTATCCTCCGCCCGGCTCATAGACGCCCTCCTTCTTTCGAGGAAGGACCATTAGTTCGAGGAAGAGGGCTCCTCCCACGTCCGCCAAGAGCAGGAAGGCGACCACGAACATCCCAATGCCCACATCGGGGAGGGCCGCGTCGAGGCTAGGGAAGAGGTAGATGAGTCCGCCGACCGCACCGAAGAGGGTGGCGACCCATGCCCTGACTGCCAGTGGGAAGTCGATCTTAGGTTCGTACTTCTCGATCTCGAACGCGGAAATCACAAGATAGACTGCGAGGGCGGCGATTCCTATTCCGATGCTGTGGAAGTACATAGAGCGGTAGTAGGCACCCAAGGAAGGCGGAAAGCCAAGCAGGACGTAGAGTCCCGCCAGGACCACGGTTATTCCGATGGTACTCCAAGTCAGCGTCTTCAGGGGAAGCGTGTGCTGAACTGAATAGGGAACCCTGGCCATGGCGACTTGCGCCCGACCGAGGCTATTTACGGAAGGGCACGGTTCTCAAACTTGAGAACAGGAGTCGGAGAGAGGCATGGGGCCGGTGGGATTCGAACCCACGACCACTTGCACCCCAAGCAAGTATCCTACCAAGCTAGACGACGGCCCCGTCAAAGTCTTCTCGAAATCGAACTCGGTTTAAACCTTGGTAAGAGCAGACGGAGGAGGACCCCGGATAGGGCCCTCCTCCTCCCGGACAGAAGCCTACATCTGTCCTGTACTTTGGAAGAGGCCCATGAGGTTTCCCTCAGGGTCCCAGAAGTACGCCGACCAACCCATGCTGGGGATCTCTTGTTTCGCCCCCATTGCCTTGCCTCCATGCTTCTCCACCTCCTTGAGCGCCCAGTCGATGTCCTCAACCGTTATGGTTACGATTGGGGCCGTGAAGGGTTCCTTGCGTTCCATCATTCCTCCGTTGATGGCTCCGACCTCAGTGACCCTGCCGTCCTTGTCAGTCATGGCGCCTCCCAGAAGCGTGTAGTTCAGCTGGGGCATTTCGTTGATCTGCCATTCGAACACGTCCTTGTAGAAAGATTGGGCGCGTTTCACGTCCTTTGCTGGCAGTTCGTAGTGGTTGACCTTTCCTTTCAAGGTTTTCGAGTGGCTTTGGTGGGTTTTCCCCAAATAAGCTTTGCCGATATACAGTCATTACTACTGAGAGTTAGCTGAAAGTGAGTGCTGCGATTCCGAGACAAGCTCATGGGGGACCTGAGATGCGGCCCCCACCGGTCAATGGAATGCGGAGG
This portion of the Nitrososphaerota archaeon genome encodes:
- a CDS encoding aminobutyraldehyde dehydrogenase; this translates as MSQELMYINGAWVPADSGESYQILSPATGDPLAQVTKGGAGDVSKAVDAAREAFDRGPWPRMAPGERARVLLRMADMLDEQADEVAAMESRNQGKTIKLARDSDIPTCSDNIRFFAGASRSLEGKAASEFNGLGTGFVRREPIGVVACITPWNYPLMMAVWKVAPAIAVGNSVVVKPASLTPLTTLALARIAEKAGVPNGVVNVVTGPGGTIGESLIGHPGVDAVAFTGDTSTGRRIMELASKSVKKVQLELGGKAPFIVFEDADLDAASEAAVVGGYVNGGQDCTAATRFFVQGKVYKDFLSAVTRKAKQFRLGDPLSWDTDMGPLVSQTQMEKVQGYVASGVDQGAKLLTGGHRPTLPDPFSRGNYFEPTVFADASQDMKIATEEIFGPVLTCMPFETWDEAVEKANGVKYGLASSVWTRDITRAMKTANALRFGDVWINDHLPLPSEMPHGGFKQSGFGKDLSTYSFDDYTVIKFVYVDLTGQARKSWHYTVYGDKN
- a CDS encoding VOC family protein — its product is MKGKVNHYELPAKDVKRAQSFYKDVFEWQINEMPQLNYTLLGGAMTDKDGRVTEVGAINGGMMERKEPFTAPIVTITVEDIDWALKEVEKHGGKAMGAKQEIPSMGWSAYFWDPEGNLMGLFQSTGQM